A region of Planococcus sp. MSAK28401 DNA encodes the following proteins:
- a CDS encoding valine--tRNA ligase, protein MSKQLSTKYEPQAIEQGRYDWWVDNKFFEAKPESGKTPYTIVIPPPNVTGKLHLGHAWDTTLQDIMTRMKRMQGYDALWLPGMDHAGIATQAKVEGKLKEEGRSRHDMGREAFLEESWKWKEEYAGHIRQQWSKLGLGLDYSRERFTLDEGLSKAVREVFVKLYEKKLIYRGKYIINWDPATQTAISDIEVIYKDVQGAFYHMRYPLADGSGHIEIATTRPETMLGDTAVAVHPRDERYQHLIGKKVILPIIGREIEIVADDYVDREFGSGAVKITPAHDPNDFEIGNRHNLERVLIMHEDGSMNENAGKYEGMDRFECRKAIIKDLQDMDVLFKIEEHLHSVGHSERSGAVVEPYLSTQWFVDMQPLAKKAVDSQKSEDGVNFVPDRFEKTYLHWMENIRDWCISRQLWWGHQIPAWYHNETGEIYVGHEAPADAENWTQDEDVLDTWFSSALWPFSTLGWPEENDELSRYYPTDALVTGYDIINFWVSRMIFQALEFTGEKPFKDVLIHGLVRDAEGRKMSKSLGNGVDPMDVISEYGADSLRYFLATASSPGQDLRYSNDKVESVWNFANKIWNASRFAMMNMEGMEHKDIGLSGEKSVADTWILTRLNETIEQVTDLAERYEFGEVGRLLYNFIWDDFCDWYIEMAKLPLYGEDEQAKAMTRSVLAYVLDNTMRLLHPFMPFITEEIWQNLPTEGESITIAAWPTADPALSDVKKADSMKLLMDVIRSVRTIRAEVQTPMSKKVPMTISAKDATTLSVLEENAAYIERFCNPETLTIGHNIEAPEKSMSAVVSGAELFMPLEGLIDIEEELKRLQKELDKWAKEVKLVQGKLSNERFVSKAPEAVVAEERKKEADYLEKHATVEKRMEELKNL, encoded by the coding sequence GTTACGACTGGTGGGTGGACAATAAATTCTTCGAAGCGAAACCGGAAAGCGGCAAAACGCCATATACCATCGTCATCCCGCCGCCGAACGTCACGGGCAAGCTTCACTTGGGGCATGCTTGGGATACCACCTTGCAGGACATCATGACCCGCATGAAGCGCATGCAGGGCTATGATGCGTTGTGGCTGCCTGGCATGGACCATGCCGGCATCGCGACACAGGCGAAAGTCGAAGGCAAGCTGAAAGAAGAAGGCCGTTCACGCCACGATATGGGCCGCGAAGCGTTCCTTGAGGAGTCGTGGAAATGGAAAGAAGAATACGCAGGCCATATCCGCCAGCAATGGTCGAAACTTGGCCTGGGGCTTGACTATTCACGCGAGCGTTTCACTTTGGACGAAGGCTTGTCCAAAGCGGTGCGCGAAGTATTCGTCAAATTATACGAGAAGAAATTGATTTACCGTGGCAAATACATCATCAACTGGGACCCGGCGACACAAACAGCAATCTCGGATATCGAAGTGATCTACAAAGACGTACAAGGTGCGTTCTATCATATGCGCTATCCGTTGGCTGATGGTTCTGGCCATATTGAAATTGCGACGACTCGCCCTGAGACGATGCTTGGCGATACGGCAGTCGCGGTTCACCCGAGAGATGAACGCTATCAGCATTTGATCGGCAAAAAAGTCATCTTGCCGATCATCGGCCGTGAAATTGAAATCGTTGCAGACGATTACGTCGACCGCGAATTCGGAAGCGGTGCCGTGAAAATCACGCCGGCCCACGACCCGAACGACTTTGAAATCGGCAATCGCCACAATTTGGAACGCGTTCTCATCATGCATGAAGACGGCTCGATGAACGAAAACGCCGGCAAATACGAAGGCATGGACCGCTTCGAATGCCGTAAAGCAATTATCAAAGACCTTCAGGATATGGACGTTTTATTCAAAATTGAAGAACATCTTCATTCCGTCGGGCATTCCGAGCGCAGCGGTGCAGTCGTCGAACCGTATTTATCGACACAATGGTTCGTGGACATGCAGCCACTCGCGAAGAAAGCGGTCGACAGCCAGAAGAGCGAAGACGGCGTCAATTTCGTGCCGGACCGTTTCGAAAAAACCTATTTGCACTGGATGGAAAACATCCGCGATTGGTGCATCTCGCGTCAATTGTGGTGGGGACATCAGATTCCGGCTTGGTACCATAACGAAACCGGCGAAATCTATGTCGGCCACGAAGCACCGGCGGACGCAGAAAACTGGACGCAAGATGAAGATGTTCTCGATACGTGGTTCTCATCCGCCCTATGGCCGTTCTCGACACTCGGCTGGCCGGAAGAAAACGATGAGTTGAGCCGTTACTACCCGACCGATGCACTCGTGACGGGCTATGACATCATCAACTTCTGGGTATCGCGCATGATTTTCCAGGCACTTGAATTCACTGGTGAAAAACCGTTCAAAGACGTGCTCATCCACGGCCTCGTTAGGGATGCGGAAGGACGCAAAATGTCGAAATCACTCGGCAACGGCGTCGACCCGATGGACGTGATCTCGGAATACGGTGCAGATTCCTTGCGCTACTTCCTGGCGACTGCATCATCTCCAGGGCAGGACCTGCGCTACTCGAACGACAAAGTCGAGTCGGTTTGGAACTTTGCCAATAAAATCTGGAATGCCTCGCGCTTTGCAATGATGAACATGGAAGGCATGGAGCACAAAGATATCGGTTTGTCCGGCGAGAAATCCGTGGCTGATACATGGATCTTGACGCGCCTCAACGAAACGATCGAACAAGTGACAGACCTTGCGGAACGCTACGAGTTTGGGGAAGTAGGCCGCTTGCTTTACAATTTCATCTGGGATGATTTCTGTGACTGGTATATTGAAATGGCGAAATTGCCATTGTACGGAGAAGACGAGCAGGCAAAAGCGATGACGCGTTCGGTGCTCGCTTACGTGCTCGATAACACAATGCGTTTGCTACACCCGTTCATGCCGTTCATCACTGAAGAAATCTGGCAGAACTTGCCGACTGAAGGCGAATCCATCACGATTGCCGCTTGGCCGACAGCCGACCCGGCACTGAGTGATGTGAAAAAAGCCGACAGCATGAAGCTATTGATGGACGTTATTCGTTCGGTCCGCACGATCCGCGCGGAAGTCCAGACGCCGATGAGCAAGAAAGTGCCGATGACGATCAGCGCGAAAGACGCGACAACTTTATCGGTGCTCGAAGAAAACGCAGCGTATATCGAACGTTTCTGCAACCCGGAGACGTTGACGATTGGCCACAACATCGAAGCACCAGAGAAATCGATGTCAGCGGTCGTGTCCGGAGCGGAATTGTTCATGCCGCTTGAAGGCTTGATCGACATCGAAGAAGAATTGAAACGCCTGCAAAAAGAACTCGACAAATGGGCGAAGGAAGTCAAACTCGTTCAAGGCAAATTGTCGAACGAACGCTTCGTGTCGAAAGCACCGGAAGCGGTAGTGGCAGAGGAACGCAAGAAAGAAGCGGATTACCTCGAGAAGCACGCAACCGTTGAAAAACGCATGGAAGAATTGAAGAACCTGTAA
- a CDS encoding ATP-grasp domain-containing protein → MIFLYESAAAQHNQGFIDELKRFCSIELLTWDDWSDSGLEQLLKRVQGQSVFFRVRQPHAARFLEDRGVRLINRAEVNRIANDKWQSHQFLQLLGVPVIPTQKTPLPVPYVSKTADGHGGQEVWLVKSAQDMPDTKVPLLYQPVIPHIADVRAYVIGKEIVGAVKRSATDSFKANYSLGASAESFELTAVQRRDIENIAKALKSDYIGIDFLLLEDGRHVFNELEDPVGARSFYQTHEDNIAELLAQHFTKLEQNYPFRESDRN, encoded by the coding sequence ATGATCTTTTTATACGAATCCGCCGCTGCGCAGCACAATCAAGGTTTTATTGATGAATTAAAGCGCTTTTGTTCAATTGAGTTACTCACCTGGGACGATTGGAGCGATTCGGGGCTGGAACAATTACTTAAGCGTGTCCAGGGGCAATCGGTGTTTTTTCGCGTACGCCAGCCGCATGCGGCGCGTTTTTTGGAAGACCGCGGCGTACGGCTCATCAACCGTGCAGAAGTGAACCGCATCGCCAACGACAAATGGCAGAGCCATCAATTTCTGCAACTGCTCGGCGTGCCGGTGATCCCGACACAGAAAACGCCGCTCCCAGTGCCTTATGTAAGCAAAACTGCAGACGGCCATGGAGGCCAGGAAGTTTGGCTCGTGAAATCCGCTCAAGATATGCCGGACACTAAAGTACCTCTCCTCTATCAGCCTGTCATCCCGCATATAGCCGATGTCCGGGCATACGTCATCGGCAAGGAAATCGTCGGTGCAGTCAAACGCAGTGCCACTGATTCATTCAAAGCGAATTATTCACTTGGTGCTAGCGCTGAAAGCTTTGAACTGACGGCTGTCCAACGGCGAGACATTGAAAACATTGCCAAAGCGTTGAAGAGTGATTATATCGGCATCGATTTTTTGTTGTTGGAAGACGGCCGCCATGTGTTCAATGAACTTGAAGACCCCGTCGGCGCCCGCTCCTTTTATCAAACACATGAGGACAATATCGCCGAGCTCTTGGCACAACATTTTACGAAACTGGAACAAAACTATCCGTTCCGCGAAAGTGACCGGAACTAA
- a CDS encoding ATP-grasp domain-containing protein yields MLSCWVIYNGSLVSDKFQDQAQLMAEAAERQGIQVSIKKNYEIQMSLSEQQSFPDFAVLLDKDILLGYFLKSRGVPVYNDPAIIDLCDNKATQYIRLAERKIPMPKTIVAPKVYPNFTIQGSGYFEGVLAQIGLPMIIKEGHGSFGMKVYLIETEIEFYEKVESLSGIDYVFQEFIAESRGRDIRVNIVGEKIVAAMKRQSDTDFRANITNGGRAFPVELTPEQQQLALEAAQAVGAVFAGVDLLYGPDGQTLVCEVNAAAHIRNILNVTGINVADEMIRYIQEDLA; encoded by the coding sequence ATGCTGAGTTGTTGGGTTATCTATAACGGAAGCCTCGTTTCCGATAAATTTCAAGACCAAGCGCAATTGATGGCAGAAGCCGCCGAGCGCCAAGGCATCCAAGTGTCAATCAAGAAAAATTACGAAATCCAAATGTCGCTGTCTGAACAGCAGTCGTTTCCCGATTTTGCGGTGCTGCTCGACAAAGACATTTTGCTCGGCTATTTTCTTAAAAGCCGTGGGGTTCCCGTTTATAACGATCCGGCGATCATCGACTTATGCGATAACAAAGCCACGCAATACATCCGCTTGGCGGAAAGAAAAATCCCGATGCCGAAGACGATCGTCGCTCCGAAAGTGTATCCGAACTTCACGATCCAAGGTTCCGGCTATTTTGAAGGCGTATTGGCTCAAATCGGCTTGCCGATGATCATCAAGGAAGGGCACGGGTCGTTTGGCATGAAAGTGTATTTGATTGAAACGGAAATTGAGTTTTACGAAAAAGTCGAAAGCCTATCCGGAATCGATTACGTATTCCAAGAATTCATCGCGGAAAGCCGCGGGCGCGACATCCGTGTCAATATCGTCGGAGAAAAAATCGTTGCGGCCATGAAACGACAATCCGATACCGACTTCCGTGCGAACATCACAAACGGCGGCCGGGCGTTCCCAGTCGAACTGACTCCCGAGCAACAACAACTCGCACTGGAGGCGGCACAAGCAGTCGGTGCCGTATTTGCCGGCGTCGATCTGCTATACGGACCGGACGGCCAAACGCTCGTCTGTGAAGTCAATGCGGCTGCACATATCCGCAATATCCTCAATGTCACAGGCATCAATGTCGCAGATGAGATGATCCGCTATATCCAGGAGGATTTGGCATGA
- a CDS encoding bifunctional folylpolyglutamate synthase/dihydrofolate synthase yields the protein MITGLDHYKDKWGVRSDASIQPGLEAMESALAELGNPHQGLSFIHIAGTNGKGSTAALVSSILMAHGKRVGNFFSPAIEDVHDQIQIDRLPVGAAEIDQAMEQLANVKTPLTDFELLTAAAFLIFKEKSLDYIVIEAGMGGRFDSTNVIDPLIAIITSISKEHTKFLGDSIEEISWHKAGIIKSNKPVIIGQLPDPARMIVNEIANEKNSAVFAVQEGYSGPLKLKGDHQKINASLAWMAAEQLLAGNFDEEKAVYGLSHASISFRFEEVFRDVIFDGAHNEASIKALVKTIQQNYPNKKICIVMGLIQGKDYLSILRELEKISTDFTFIDFSEDRAMPAHILFSENISKIKTIRNDYDILPVQEDREVTIVTGSLYLLSILKQQNYEMFRHYKNR from the coding sequence ATGATTACAGGACTCGATCACTATAAAGATAAATGGGGTGTCCGGTCGGATGCTTCGATTCAACCTGGACTAGAAGCGATGGAATCCGCTTTGGCTGAGTTGGGGAACCCCCATCAAGGACTGTCCTTTATCCACATCGCAGGAACCAATGGCAAAGGCTCCACGGCAGCTTTAGTTTCCTCCATTCTTATGGCGCACGGAAAACGGGTCGGCAATTTCTTTTCCCCTGCGATCGAAGATGTCCATGACCAAATCCAAATCGATCGGCTGCCGGTCGGAGCAGCGGAAATCGACCAGGCAATGGAACAACTGGCGAACGTGAAAACGCCATTGACGGATTTTGAATTGCTGACGGCTGCTGCCTTTCTTATATTTAAAGAAAAATCGTTGGACTACATCGTTATCGAAGCGGGCATGGGCGGCAGATTCGACAGCACCAATGTGATCGACCCGCTCATTGCGATCATCACGAGCATTTCCAAGGAACACACAAAGTTTCTCGGCGACAGCATTGAAGAAATTTCCTGGCATAAAGCCGGCATTATCAAATCAAACAAGCCTGTCATCATCGGGCAATTGCCGGATCCTGCCCGCATGATAGTCAATGAAATTGCGAATGAAAAAAATTCTGCTGTCTTTGCTGTTCAAGAGGGCTATAGCGGTCCTTTGAAACTGAAAGGGGATCATCAGAAAATCAACGCCTCTTTGGCATGGATGGCTGCTGAGCAATTGCTGGCAGGAAACTTTGATGAAGAAAAAGCGGTTTACGGCTTATCTCACGCTTCTATTTCATTCCGCTTTGAAGAAGTATTCCGCGATGTTATTTTTGACGGGGCACACAATGAAGCGAGCATCAAAGCTTTGGTGAAAACCATACAGCAAAATTACCCAAATAAAAAAATCTGTATCGTAATGGGGTTAATTCAAGGTAAGGACTATTTATCTATTTTAAGAGAGCTGGAAAAAATTAGCACTGATTTTACGTTTATTGATTTCAGCGAAGACCGTGCAATGCCGGCGCATATTTTATTTTCAGAAAATATAAGTAAAATAAAGACAATTCGAAATGATTATGATATATTACCTGTACAAGAAGATAGGGAAGTGACAATAGTCACAGGTTCTCTTTACCTACTTAGTATTTTAAAACAACAAAATTATGAAATGTTCCGGCATTACAAAAACCGCTGA
- a CDS encoding sensor domain-containing diguanylate cyclase, translating to MDPLSKRKRILWTAWLLIVPPGLYLIYQYYPPPAMEMADMLAYLAFFVLACLFPMNIGGVPTYLVQWLMVAVFLKYGLFVEVILSQVTMLIVILRLRTSESLSVRIPFNSMMFYFISVIAGLSFMLAGGEIGSLNLGDVILFGLLFQTVSFVANQLILYGYIRILGEHKDFFSLDTIWDFSITFLVFPFSIALYMSEAYFGLAALLLLGIPFFTMTAIIHMYTNSEKVNNDLKKAGEIGHQLAARLSSDEVLDQFVIQVAELFKVDYAYVIDYRNNELLIMLRMFEDNEFKPIDIEPVNYDQGIAGKAIIENDSFIFSSKAQWKNIPTEYIHAESESLMAMPISRNNKIEGVLVLATRRKHAFLHHQLQILDILSTYFAVSLEKAVLVQKAIAKSERCGLTKLYNYRYLDEAIGKCMEQVNNGELDNLSVIMMDIDYFKTINDKYGHQSGNEILIGLAKLLTDMVGSEGTIARYGGEEFVILLPSYGKELALLFAENIRKEIEKHEFTIHSDLDEHRGPTSIKITMSIGVSSAPQDSDDAMAMIRNADRALYIGAKQAGRNKVAAYTK from the coding sequence ATGGATCCATTATCAAAAAGAAAGAGAATTCTTTGGACGGCATGGTTGTTAATCGTTCCGCCAGGACTCTACCTTATCTATCAATATTACCCGCCGCCTGCTATGGAAATGGCCGATATGTTAGCCTATTTGGCTTTTTTCGTTCTGGCTTGCTTGTTCCCGATGAACATTGGCGGCGTGCCGACGTACCTTGTCCAATGGCTAATGGTTGCCGTGTTCTTGAAGTACGGGCTATTCGTGGAAGTCATACTTTCCCAAGTAACGATGCTCATCGTTATTTTACGGTTGCGGACTTCTGAAAGCCTGTCGGTGCGAATTCCGTTCAATTCCATGATGTTTTATTTTATTTCTGTAATTGCCGGTTTGTCATTTATGCTTGCAGGCGGTGAGATCGGTTCGTTGAATCTGGGAGATGTTATCTTGTTCGGCCTGTTGTTCCAGACCGTCTCTTTCGTCGCAAATCAATTGATTCTCTATGGCTATATCCGCATCCTTGGTGAACATAAAGATTTTTTCTCACTCGATACCATTTGGGATTTCTCCATTACATTTTTAGTTTTCCCATTCTCTATCGCCCTTTATATGTCAGAAGCTTATTTCGGCTTGGCGGCATTGCTGCTGCTCGGCATTCCGTTCTTTACGATGACTGCCATTATACATATGTACACCAATTCTGAAAAAGTGAACAACGATTTGAAAAAAGCGGGGGAGATCGGACATCAACTGGCTGCCCGCTTGTCTTCCGATGAAGTGCTCGACCAGTTCGTCATTCAAGTCGCTGAACTTTTTAAAGTGGATTATGCCTATGTAATCGATTACCGGAACAACGAATTATTGATCATGCTGCGCATGTTTGAAGACAATGAATTCAAACCAATCGACATAGAGCCGGTCAACTACGACCAAGGGATCGCGGGAAAAGCAATCATTGAAAACGATTCTTTTATTTTCAGCAGCAAAGCCCAGTGGAAGAACATACCAACAGAGTATATCCATGCGGAGTCAGAGAGCCTCATGGCGATGCCCATTTCGAGAAACAATAAAATCGAAGGGGTGTTGGTTCTCGCCACACGCCGGAAGCACGCATTTCTTCACCACCAGCTTCAAATTTTGGACATCTTAAGCACTTATTTTGCCGTTTCCTTGGAAAAAGCGGTGCTCGTCCAAAAAGCGATCGCTAAGAGCGAACGCTGCGGGCTGACCAAATTATACAATTACCGCTATTTGGACGAAGCGATCGGCAAATGCATGGAACAAGTGAACAACGGAGAACTCGACAACTTATCCGTCATCATGATGGACATCGACTATTTCAAAACAATCAACGATAAATACGGGCACCAAAGTGGCAATGAAATCTTAATCGGTCTTGCCAAACTATTAACTGACATGGTCGGAAGCGAAGGAACCATTGCGCGCTATGGAGGCGAAGAATTTGTCATCCTGCTGCCAAGCTACGGCAAAGAATTGGCGCTGTTGTTCGCTGAAAACATTCGCAAGGAAATTGAAAAGCACGAATTCACCATCCACAGCGATCTGGATGAACATCGAGGCCCTACCAGCATCAAGATCACCATGAGCATCGGCGTCTCCTCAGCACCACAAGACAGCGATGACGCCATGGCCATGATCCGCAATGCGGACCGGGCTTTGTATATTGGGGCGAAGCAAGCGGGGCGGAATAAGGTTGCGGCTTATACGAAATAA